AATTTCTTCGATAATATCTTCAACACGAGAAACTGGTATTCCTATTTCTTCCAATCCAAGAATGAGTCCAGCATCTTTTCCAAGGATATTCTCATCAATATCAATAACACCTGCCAGACTGAGATTCTCTTTCTCCAATATTATCTCTGTTGCCCATCTACCTTGGGAGCCAAAACCGTATTGAATAACGTCTACCATTTGACATGTTTCCTGATTATTTGCTATGTTCGATTTCTTTTTGTTCACTTGCTGTTCCGATTTCCTTTTTCATCCATCACGAGGTCATGCTTTCGAAAGAAAAGAGGGGAGCTGTGCCAGATTGTACTTCTACAACCTAGCACAGGTTTTACACTAATTTCAGACCCAGGGCTGATCGGTATATGAGCCCGTGGAGTGGCCCGATGGCCAAACAACTGTTGCCTCAGTATCTTGCCACTGGAGTAGCACAGGGGGTATATAGCTAATCTGATGATTATCCATGAATGTGAAGGATTCTCTAGCCCCTGT
Above is a genomic segment from Candidatus Lokiarchaeota archaeon containing:
- a CDS encoding NADP-binding protein, with the protein product MVDVIQYGFGSQGRWATEIILEKENLSLAGVIDIDENILGKDAGLILGLEEIGIPVSRVEDIIEEI